The following is a genomic window from Solanum lycopersicum chromosome 6, SLM_r2.1.
tctAGGAAGGAGAACATGATAGCAGCGATAAAGTTATCTTTATACAATCATTATTTCAACAGAATAGTATTGAATCCTACTTAAACATGAAAATCCTACGTAAGCATGAAATGCTTAGTGCATCAGATTATTTTTTCGTAGATAGTATTTTGATGGAATATTTCAATATCATAGATTGATAATAATGTCTTAAGGGTTGGTTAGAGTAAAGTTATGAGCTTATAAGAGTTTGAGATAGTTGTGAAGGAAAATGACTTACTTATTTTCAAATTAgaagtactttttttttgttcaaagaaTGATCATTTATAAAAAGACCCATGcatgatattattatatattgcaTTGAATCCCATTTAATGTTTGTATCTCTTCTCCACCAAGATAccaatacattttttttacttataaaagGATACTCTAGAAAACACACTAAGGTACCAAAATAGGAAAAGGCAAAAGAtatttagggtaaaaaaaaaaaagtatattaaaaaaCATGGCTAATTATAAGTTGTCaatggtttttatttttcttggttTATTATCAATTGTTTGTACCACAAGAGCTAGAGAAGTGCCAAGTGAAAAAGGACTTGTTGATCAAAAGAATTTTGTGGGGTTTGGTGGTGTTGGAGGATATAGTggtgttgggggtggggtaggTGGTGTTGGTGGACTTGGTGGGGTAGGAGGTCTTGGTGGGGTAGGGGGTGGTGGTGGACTTGGTGGATTAGGTGgtttggggggtgggggtggtgGACTTGGTGGATTAGGTGGTTTGGGGGGTGGTGATGGTGGACTTGGTGGATTAGGTGGGTTGGGTGGTGGTGGACTTGGGGGACTAGGTGGGTTGGGTGGTGGTGTTGGGGGACTAGGTGGGttgggtggtggtggtggtggactTGGTAGTGGAGGGGGTTTGGGTGGTGGTTGTGGACCTTGTAGTGGTGCAAGTCTTCCAAAGCCATGAGATCATGAGAAGAATATTTTATGAGTTCATTTTTATAAGTGATTTAATGCAAGTTTgggtattgatttttttttttttgtaattttggtTTGAGTTTGTGTGAACTTTTTGCAATGTATTAGTAGACATATTTTCCAATTATTCCTAATGGTGAATGTTGTGTTATTTATTGTTACATGGTATTAGTTTAATGATATATTTACCTTTCACACGTTGTTGACACTTTATTCTTAAagaaaacttttacatatagccacttaaaaataattaattatactcTATagatataatttgataattacaatttgtagctacatgttatatggaggagagaggcgagagagagggggaaaagagtgggagaaaggtgaattgtatatgtatattggttagataattgtatattatatgtatgtatttgtatatatggcaagagagattgaCAGAAAGGGGAgaaaggcgagcgagactgggagagagaggagagagacgatAGAGAGAGGAAAGAGAATGGGAGagaagtgaattgtatatgtatataattgtatataactatatattatatatatacatttgtataaattgtcAAGCGAGATTGGGAAAGGGAGGACAGAGTCGAGCAAGATTGAGAGAGGGAATAgtgaggcgagcgagagaggacaaagagtgggagagaggtgaattatataagtatataggtttaaaaattgtatattatacatattatttatatatcctggcgaattatacatatacagacatgactaattatacaaactcgaagtcagcccacataattaatgtataatgttagtcgtgagtggtaattatagcaaactatagttacaatgagtaattaaatagtata
Proteins encoded in this region:
- the LOC104647805 gene encoding uncharacterized protein, with amino-acid sequence MANYKLSMVFIFLGLLSIVCTTRAREVPSEKGLVDQKNFVGFGGVGGYSGVGGGVGGVGGLGGVGGLGGVGGGGGLGGLGGLGGGGGGLGGLGGLGGGDGGLGGLGGLGGGGLGGLGGLGGGVGGLGGLGGGGGGLGSGGGLGGGCGPCSGASLPKP